In Actinomyces radicidentis, one genomic interval encodes:
- the cysK gene encoding cysteine synthase A, whose protein sequence is MAYLNDITEAVGGTPLVKINRVISGPATVLAKVEAFEPAGSVKDRIALSIVRAAEESGALKPGGTIIEATSGNTGVGLSMVGAALGYKVIITMPETMSKERRAIMRAFGAELVLTSEGGVAGAVKKAEEIQAATPNSILASQFTNEANPRVHRETTAREILEATDGKVDVFVAGIGTGGTLTGVGQVLREQVPGVKVYGVEPAESPLLSEGNAGPHKIQGLGPNVVPDVLDQSVWDELLHITSDDALVYARRTAKEEGLLVGISSGAALAAADQLSQRPELEGKTIVTVLPDTGERYLSTPLYSEYLN, encoded by the coding sequence ATGGCTTACCTGAACGACATCACCGAGGCCGTCGGCGGCACCCCGCTCGTCAAGATCAACCGCGTCATCTCCGGCCCCGCCACCGTCCTGGCGAAGGTCGAGGCCTTCGAGCCCGCCGGCTCCGTCAAGGACCGCATCGCCCTGTCCATCGTCCGCGCGGCGGAGGAGTCCGGCGCCCTCAAGCCCGGCGGCACCATCATCGAGGCCACCTCCGGCAACACCGGCGTCGGCCTGTCGATGGTCGGTGCGGCCCTCGGCTACAAGGTCATCATCACGATGCCCGAGACCATGTCCAAGGAGCGCCGCGCGATCATGCGCGCCTTCGGCGCCGAGCTCGTCCTCACCTCCGAGGGCGGCGTCGCCGGGGCCGTCAAGAAGGCCGAGGAGATCCAGGCGGCCACGCCGAACTCGATCCTCGCCTCCCAGTTCACCAACGAGGCCAACCCGCGCGTCCACCGCGAGACCACCGCCCGCGAGATCCTCGAGGCCACCGACGGCAAGGTCGACGTCTTCGTCGCCGGCATCGGCACCGGCGGCACCCTCACCGGCGTCGGCCAGGTCCTGCGCGAGCAGGTCCCCGGCGTCAAGGTCTACGGCGTCGAGCCGGCCGAGTCCCCGCTGCTCTCCGAGGGCAACGCCGGACCGCACAAGATCCAGGGCCTCGGCCCGAACGTGGTGCCGGACGTGCTCGACCAGTCCGTCTGGGACGAGCTGCTCCACATCACCTCCGACGACGCGCTCGTCTACGCCCGCCGCACCGCGAAGGAGGAGGGCCTCCTTGTGGGCATCTCCTCCGGTGCCGCCCTGGCCGCCGCGGACCAGCTGTCCCAGCGTCCCGAGCTCGAGGGCAAGACCATCGTCACGGTCCTCCCCGACACCGGCGAGCGCTACCTGTCCACCCCCCTGTACTCCGAGTACCTCAACTGA
- a CDS encoding IMPACT family protein, with translation MPQPDSSPSPTGAAGPGTAPAARLALARGEQPETDLEVKRSHFLARAARTDTEEEARAFIAAVRSAHPEARHHCSAFTVPVDGAQPIERSSDDGEPSGTAGQPILEVLRGSGLTATTVVVTRYFGGTLLGTGGLVRAYSEAAAQALEAAGRVRVAARDLWDVRVPVADAGRLEAELRGLSGGAGGGIDVEETIWGATHAVVLVTTGDADDAALLAEVVAQLTQGAAAPEPAGSRVIELPA, from the coding sequence ATGCCGCAGCCCGACTCCAGCCCCTCCCCCACCGGTGCCGCCGGCCCCGGGACCGCGCCCGCAGCCCGCCTCGCGCTGGCACGCGGGGAACAGCCCGAGACCGACCTCGAGGTCAAGCGCTCCCACTTCCTCGCCCGCGCCGCCCGCACCGACACCGAGGAGGAGGCCCGCGCCTTCATCGCCGCGGTCCGGTCCGCCCACCCGGAGGCGCGCCACCACTGCTCCGCCTTCACGGTGCCCGTCGACGGCGCCCAGCCGATCGAGCGCTCCAGCGACGACGGCGAGCCGTCGGGCACGGCGGGCCAGCCCATCCTCGAGGTCCTGCGCGGCAGCGGCCTCACCGCGACCACCGTCGTCGTCACCCGCTACTTCGGCGGGACCCTGCTCGGCACCGGCGGGCTCGTGCGCGCCTACTCCGAGGCCGCGGCCCAGGCCCTCGAGGCCGCGGGGCGGGTCCGGGTCGCCGCGCGCGACCTGTGGGACGTGCGCGTGCCGGTCGCCGACGCCGGCCGCCTCGAGGCGGAGCTGCGCGGGCTCTCCGGCGGCGCGGGCGGCGGGATCGACGTCGAGGAGACGATCTGGGGCGCCACCCACGCCGTCGTCCTCGTCACCACCGGGGACGCCGACGACGCGGCCCTGCTCGCGGAGGTGGTCGCGCAGCTCACCCAGGGCGCGGCCGCACCGGAGCCCGCGGGCTCCCGGGTCATCGAGCTTCCCGCCTGA
- the rpmF gene encoding 50S ribosomal protein L32 has protein sequence MAVPKRKMSRSNTRNRRSQWKAELTELNTIRVAGREITVPRRLAKAYKTGLIEH, from the coding sequence ATGGCAGTGCCGAAGCGGAAGATGTCCCGCAGCAACACCCGTAACCGCCGGTCGCAGTGGAAGGCCGAGCTCACCGAGCTCAACACCATCCGCGTCGCTGGCCGCGAGATCACCGTGCCCCGCCGCCTGGCGAAGGCCTACAAGACCGGTCTCATCGAGCACTGA
- a CDS encoding FMN-dependent dehydrogenase, which translates to MPSYRSILTIGALHPGRGPQAVEDAARAAVTETTTLESFQVDVVSGEPRVAVRFTGADDGEAREVHARTSAAVREVASAPRAVLAKVVSGRSVPII; encoded by the coding sequence GTGCCCTCCTACCGCTCCATCCTCACCATCGGCGCTCTCCACCCCGGCCGCGGCCCGCAGGCCGTCGAGGACGCCGCCCGCGCCGCCGTCACCGAGACGACGACGCTCGAGTCCTTCCAGGTCGACGTCGTCTCCGGCGAGCCGCGCGTGGCCGTCCGCTTCACCGGCGCCGACGACGGCGAGGCCCGCGAGGTCCACGCGCGCACGTCCGCCGCGGTGCGCGAGGTCGCCTCAGCGCCCCGCGCCGTCCTCGCCAAGGTCGTCTCCGGGCGGAGCGTCCCGATCATCTGA
- the tig gene encoding trigger factor, with translation MKSTVENIDPARIKLTVEVPYEELKPSLDAAYQEIGSQIQVPGFRRGHVPTQVIDQRVGRGAVIQEAVNDKLPDFYRDALAEADRVPMAQPSVEVTELPNVTGAQGGQLAFTAEVTVRPEIELPELSGLKVTVDPITVSDEDVETELENLRARFGSLKSVKRKAKTGDFVTIDLKAVIDGEEVDSVSGVSYEIGKGNMLKGLDTALRGLHSEETATFTTKLAGGEHEGEEAEVTVTAQSVKQRELPDADDDFAQMASEFDTIDELKEDLRKQAGERKEADQAVAARDALLEQLRDAVKVEAPADVVEDQVKQHLQVEGKEENDPHAEEIREEMETGVRDQIILDVLAEKLEVGVNQDELIEFLIQTAQQYGMEPGQFMQGAQQAGQIPAFVSEIARNKSLAMALRQVEVKDTDGNDVDLTEYIGSDELDAQDAVDAVEEAAAAAAEETEEA, from the coding sequence GTGAAGAGCACTGTCGAGAACATCGACCCCGCGCGCATCAAGCTGACCGTCGAGGTCCCGTACGAGGAGCTCAAGCCGAGCCTCGACGCCGCTTACCAGGAGATCGGCTCCCAGATCCAGGTCCCGGGCTTCCGCCGCGGTCACGTCCCGACCCAGGTCATCGACCAGCGCGTCGGTCGCGGTGCGGTCATCCAGGAGGCCGTCAACGACAAGCTCCCCGACTTCTACCGCGACGCCCTCGCCGAGGCCGACCGCGTCCCGATGGCGCAGCCCTCCGTCGAGGTCACCGAGCTCCCCAACGTCACCGGCGCCCAGGGCGGCCAGCTCGCCTTCACCGCCGAGGTCACCGTCCGCCCCGAGATCGAGCTCCCCGAGCTCTCCGGCCTCAAGGTCACGGTCGACCCGATCACCGTCTCCGACGAGGACGTCGAGACCGAGCTCGAGAACCTCCGCGCCCGCTTCGGCTCCCTCAAGTCCGTCAAGCGCAAGGCCAAGACTGGCGACTTCGTCACCATCGACCTCAAGGCCGTCATCGACGGCGAGGAGGTCGACTCCGTGTCCGGCGTCTCCTACGAGATCGGCAAGGGCAACATGCTCAAGGGCCTGGACACCGCCCTGCGCGGCCTCCACTCCGAGGAGACCGCCACCTTCACCACGAAGCTCGCCGGCGGCGAGCACGAGGGTGAGGAGGCCGAGGTCACCGTCACCGCCCAGTCCGTCAAGCAGCGCGAGCTCCCCGACGCCGACGACGACTTCGCCCAGATGGCCTCCGAGTTCGACACGATCGACGAGCTCAAGGAGGACCTGCGCAAGCAGGCCGGCGAGCGCAAGGAGGCCGACCAGGCCGTCGCCGCCCGTGACGCCCTGCTCGAGCAGCTCCGCGACGCCGTCAAGGTCGAGGCCCCGGCCGACGTCGTCGAGGACCAGGTCAAGCAGCACCTCCAGGTCGAGGGCAAGGAGGAGAACGACCCCCACGCCGAGGAGATCCGCGAGGAGATGGAGACCGGCGTCCGCGACCAGATCATCCTCGACGTCCTCGCCGAGAAGCTCGAGGTGGGCGTCAACCAGGATGAGCTCATCGAGTTCCTCATCCAGACCGCGCAGCAGTACGGCATGGAGCCCGGCCAGTTCATGCAGGGCGCCCAGCAGGCCGGTCAGATCCCGGCCTTCGTCTCCGAGATCGCCCGCAACAAGTCCCTCGCCATGGCCCTGCGCCAGGTCGAGGTCAAGGACACCGACGGCAACGACGTCGACCTCACCGAGTACATCGGCTCCGACGAGCTCGACGCGCAGGACGCCGTCGACGCCGTCGAGGAGGCCGCCGCTGCCGCCGCCGAGGAGACCGAGGAGGCCTGA
- a CDS encoding cupin domain-containing protein: MPVTSAAQSTFSLGVNAKAPIPAEGRATSVVTNNEALRALQLLLAAGERVPDHSSPKALIVTLLEGSLDFTVDGRTERLAPGDVVYVAPGTKHDLAAVEPSRLQLVLVNVDRLGADQPRPAETL; this comes from the coding sequence GTGCCCGTCACGTCCGCCGCCCAGTCCACCTTCTCCCTCGGGGTCAACGCGAAGGCGCCGATCCCCGCGGAGGGCCGCGCCACGAGCGTCGTCACCAACAACGAGGCGCTGCGCGCCCTGCAGCTCCTCCTCGCGGCCGGCGAGCGCGTCCCGGACCACTCCTCCCCCAAGGCCCTCATCGTCACCCTCCTCGAGGGCTCCCTCGACTTCACCGTGGACGGCCGCACCGAGCGCCTGGCGCCCGGCGACGTCGTCTACGTCGCCCCGGGCACGAAGCACGACCTCGCGGCCGTGGAGCCCTCCAGGCTCCAGCTCGTGCTCGTCAACGTGGACCGGCTCGGCGCCGACCAGCCGAGGCCGGCCGAGACGCTCTGA
- a CDS encoding ATP-dependent Clp protease proteolytic subunit: MSEHITPQTSAVAAPTAADPGPAGLGLTDSIYNRLLKERIIWLGSEVRDDNANAICAQMLLLAAEDPERDIYLYINSPGGSVTAGMAIYDTMEYVQPDVVTVATGMASSMGQFLLSAGAKGKRYLTPHTRVLMHQPSGGAGGSATDIRINADLIIKMKQELAEITAANTGHTVEEIIKDSDRDHWFSATEALEYGFVDHIIRSSRELTDENGEN; the protein is encoded by the coding sequence GTGAGCGAGCACATCACGCCCCAGACGTCGGCGGTCGCCGCCCCGACGGCCGCGGACCCCGGCCCCGCCGGACTCGGCCTGACCGACTCCATCTACAACCGCCTCCTCAAGGAGCGCATCATCTGGCTCGGCTCCGAGGTGCGTGACGACAACGCCAACGCCATCTGCGCCCAGATGCTGCTGCTCGCCGCCGAGGACCCTGAGCGGGACATCTACCTGTACATCAACAGCCCCGGCGGCTCCGTCACCGCCGGCATGGCCATCTACGACACGATGGAGTACGTCCAGCCCGACGTCGTCACCGTCGCCACAGGCATGGCCTCCTCGATGGGCCAGTTCCTCCTGTCCGCGGGCGCCAAGGGCAAGCGCTACCTCACCCCCCACACCCGCGTCCTCATGCACCAGCCCTCCGGTGGCGCGGGCGGCTCCGCCACGGACATCCGCATCAACGCCGACCTCATCATCAAGATGAAGCAGGAGCTCGCGGAGATCACCGCAGCCAACACCGGGCACACGGTGGAGGAGATCATCAAGGACTCTGACCGCGACCACTGGTTCAGCGCCACCGAGGCCCTCGAGTACGGCTTCGTCGACCACATCATCCGCTCCAGCCGCGAGCTGACGGACGAGAACGGAGAGAACTGA
- a CDS encoding ATP-dependent Clp protease proteolytic subunit — protein MTSSRPYFDAMARQVEGAAAAPGGIAPASPVSRYIMPQFEERTAYGFKRQDAYSKLFEDRIIFLGVQVDDASADDIMAQLLVLEAQDPDGLITMYINSPGGSFTALTAIYDTMQYIKPQVQTVCLGQAASAAAVLLAAGSEGKRLALPNARILIHQPAMEGMQGQASDIEIVANEIDRMRGWLEETLAAHTGQSVEKVHADLERGKILTAQAAKEYGLVDQVLASRKTPRSPHSA, from the coding sequence ATGACGAGCTCTCGCCCCTACTTCGACGCCATGGCCCGTCAGGTCGAGGGCGCTGCCGCGGCCCCCGGCGGCATCGCCCCGGCCTCCCCGGTGTCGCGCTACATCATGCCGCAGTTCGAGGAGCGCACCGCCTACGGCTTCAAGCGCCAGGACGCCTACTCCAAGCTCTTCGAGGACCGCATCATCTTCCTGGGCGTCCAGGTCGACGACGCCTCGGCCGACGACATCATGGCCCAGCTCCTCGTCCTCGAGGCGCAGGATCCCGACGGCCTCATCACGATGTACATCAACAGCCCCGGTGGCTCCTTCACCGCGCTGACCGCCATCTACGACACGATGCAGTACATCAAGCCGCAGGTGCAGACGGTCTGCCTCGGCCAGGCCGCCTCGGCCGCCGCCGTCCTGCTCGCCGCCGGCAGCGAGGGAAAGCGCCTCGCCCTGCCCAACGCCCGCATCCTCATCCACCAGCCCGCGATGGAGGGCATGCAGGGACAGGCCTCCGACATCGAGATCGTCGCCAACGAGATCGACCGCATGCGCGGCTGGCTCGAGGAGACCCTCGCGGCCCACACCGGCCAGAGCGTCGAGAAGGTCCACGCCGACCTCGAGCGCGGCAAGATCCTCACCGCGCAGGCCGCCAAGGAGTACGGCCTCGTCGACCAGGTCCTCGCCTCGCGCAAGACCCCGCGCTCGCCCCACTCCGCCTGA
- the clpX gene encoding ATP-dependent Clp protease ATP-binding subunit ClpX, with the protein MARSAESVDLLKCSFCGKSQKQVKKLIAGPGVYICDECIELCNEIVDEELGDNGSGVPLELPKPQEIFDFLNEYVIGQEGAKRAMSVAVYNHYKRVQVRERSVAEGDGLELGKSNILLLGPTGTGKTHLARTLARLLDVPFAIVDATALTEAGYVGEDVENILLKLIQAADGDVKRAEKGIIYIDEIDKIGRKAENPSITRDVSGEGVQQALLKIIEGTTASVPPGGGRKHPHQEFLEIDTTNILFIAAGAFAGIEDIVRQRARKESGASSLGFGGVLTDQQQDVFTAPVRPEDLHKFGLIPEFIGRLPVIATVQDLGVPELVRVMTEPKNAIVSQYEYLFSLDGVELVFTDEAVEAIASLARERRTGARGLTSIVEEVLGDAMFEVPSMPEVGRVVVDADAVRGRAKPRYEAGSGTLSATRKGERGERTRTA; encoded by the coding sequence GTGGCACGAAGCGCTGAGAGCGTCGACCTTCTCAAGTGCTCCTTCTGCGGGAAGAGCCAGAAGCAGGTCAAGAAGCTCATCGCCGGCCCCGGGGTCTACATCTGCGACGAGTGCATCGAGCTGTGCAACGAGATCGTCGACGAGGAGCTCGGCGACAACGGCTCCGGCGTCCCGCTCGAGCTGCCCAAGCCGCAGGAGATCTTCGACTTCCTCAACGAGTACGTCATCGGCCAGGAGGGCGCCAAGCGCGCCATGAGCGTGGCCGTCTACAACCACTACAAGCGCGTCCAGGTGCGCGAGCGCAGCGTCGCCGAGGGCGACGGCCTCGAGCTGGGCAAGTCCAACATCCTCCTGCTCGGCCCCACCGGAACCGGTAAGACCCACCTGGCCCGCACCCTCGCCCGCCTCCTCGACGTCCCCTTCGCCATCGTCGACGCCACGGCGCTGACCGAGGCCGGCTACGTCGGCGAGGACGTCGAGAACATCCTCCTCAAGCTCATCCAGGCCGCCGACGGGGACGTCAAGCGCGCCGAGAAGGGCATCATCTACATCGACGAGATCGACAAGATCGGCCGCAAGGCCGAGAACCCGTCGATCACCCGCGACGTCTCCGGCGAGGGCGTCCAGCAGGCGCTCCTCAAGATCATCGAGGGCACGACGGCCTCCGTCCCGCCGGGTGGCGGCCGCAAGCACCCGCACCAGGAGTTCCTCGAGATCGACACGACGAACATCCTGTTCATCGCCGCCGGCGCCTTCGCCGGCATCGAGGACATCGTCCGCCAGCGCGCCCGCAAGGAGTCCGGGGCCTCCTCCCTCGGCTTCGGCGGCGTCCTCACGGACCAGCAGCAGGACGTCTTCACCGCCCCGGTGCGGCCCGAGGACCTCCACAAGTTCGGCCTCATCCCCGAGTTCATCGGCCGCCTGCCCGTCATCGCCACGGTCCAGGACCTCGGCGTCCCCGAGCTCGTGCGCGTCATGACCGAGCCGAAGAACGCCATCGTCTCCCAGTACGAGTACCTCTTCAGCCTCGACGGCGTCGAGCTCGTCTTTACCGACGAGGCCGTCGAGGCCATCGCCTCCCTCGCGCGCGAGCGCAGGACCGGCGCCCGCGGCCTCACGAGCATCGTCGAGGAGGTCCTCGGCGACGCCATGTTCGAGGTGCCCTCCATGCCGGAGGTCGGCCGCGTCGTCGTCGACGCCGACGCGGTGCGCGGGCGCGCCAAGCCGCGCTACGAGGCCGGCTCCGGCACCCTGTCCGCCACGCGCAAGGGGGAGCGCGGGGAGAGGACCCGGACGGCATGA
- a CDS encoding chorismate mutase, whose translation MSPESRFESVEREVPGVPAELAAYRSTIDNLDAALVHLLAERFRCTQQVGVLKAELDLPASDPGREERQVARLRALAEDSGLDPVFAEKFFAFIVEEVIRHHEAIREERVDG comes from the coding sequence ATGAGCCCCGAGTCCCGCTTCGAGTCCGTCGAGCGCGAGGTCCCCGGCGTCCCGGCCGAGCTCGCCGCCTACCGCTCGACGATCGACAACCTCGACGCCGCCCTCGTCCACCTGCTCGCCGAGCGCTTCCGCTGCACCCAGCAGGTCGGCGTCCTCAAGGCCGAGCTCGACCTGCCCGCCTCGGACCCCGGACGCGAGGAGCGCCAGGTGGCGCGCCTGCGGGCGCTGGCGGAGGACTCGGGCCTCGACCCCGTCTTCGCCGAGAAGTTCTTCGCCTTCATCGTCGAGGAGGTCATCCGCCACCACGAGGCGATCCGCGAGGAGCGGGTGGACGGCTGA